The Tenrec ecaudatus isolate mTenEca1 chromosome 9, mTenEca1.hap1, whole genome shotgun sequence genome window below encodes:
- the LOC142456626 gene encoding olfactory receptor-like protein OLF3 produces the protein MGGKNQTWISEFILLGLSSDWGTQVSLFALFLAMYLITVIGNSLIVLLIRLDSKLHTPMYFFLSVLSFVDICYTNSTVPQMLVHFLSALKSIPFYSCVLQFYVSLSMGSTEFFLLAAMAYDRYVAVCYPLHYMVIMHGGLCLGLAVGCLAAGFANSLMQTIIIFKLPLCRNVINHFACEMLAVLRLTCVDISFNKVMVAISGFLVIMLPCCLVLFSYGRIVAAILRIRSAQGRRKAFGTCASHLTVVSMCFGTAFFTYMRPDAGSSTEQEKMVALFYAVVTPMLNPLIYSLRNKEVMGALRRVLGKIREER, from the coding sequence ATGGGTGGGAAGAACCAGACATGGATCAGCGAGTTCATCTTGCTGGGACTCTCCAGTGACTGGGGGACACAGGTGTCCCTATTTGCCCTTTTCCTGGCCATGTACTTGATAACTGTGATCGGGAACTCCCTCATTGTCCTCCTCATCAGGCTTGACAGCAAGCTGCACACTCCgatgtacttcttcctcagtGTCCTGTCCTTTGTGGACATCTGCTACACCAATAGCACTGTCCCTCAGATGCTGGTGCACTTCCTGTCAGCCTTGAAGTCCATCCCATTCTATAGCTGTGTGCTCCAGTTTTATGTCTCCCTGTCCATGGGTAGCACGGAGTTCTTCCTGCTGGCAgccatggcctatgaccgctatgtggccgtGTGCTACCCTCTGCACTACATGGTCATCATGCATGGAGGCTTATGTCTGGGGCTGGCTGTTGGCTGCTTGGCAGCTGGTTTTGCAAACTCACTGATGCagaccatcatcatcttcaagttGCCCTTGTGCCGAAACGTCATCAATCATTTTGCCTGTGAGATGTTGGCTGTGCTAAGACTCACCTGTGTGGACATCTCCTTCAACAAGGTCATGGTGGCCATCTCTGGCTTCCTGGTCATCATGCTTCCTTGCTGCCTGGTATTATTCTCCTATGGTCGCATAGTGGCTGCCATCCTGCGAATCCGCTCAGCACAGGGACGCCGAAAAGCATTCGGGACTTGTGCCTCCCACCTCACTGTGGTCTCCATGTGCTTTGGGACAGCCTTCTTCACCTACATGAGACCTGATGCTGGCTCTTCAACTGAACAGGAAAAAATGGTAGCCCTCTtctatgctgtggtgacccccatgcTGAACCCCTTGATCTATAGCTTGAGGAACAAGGAGGTGATGGGTGCCCTAAGAAGGGTGTTGGGAAAAATTAGAGAAGAAAGATGA
- the LOC142456254 gene encoding olfactory receptor-like protein OLF3 — protein MDRENKNSTWVSEFFLLGLSSDWGTQVSLFVLFLAMYVVTIVGNALIILLIRLDRRLQTPMYFFLSVLSFVDLCYASSIVPQMLVHFLSARKSISFHCCVVQLYVSLALGGSEFFLLGAMAYDRYVAVCSPLHYTVIMHGGLCVRLATSCLTAGFMNSLMETIITFQLPLCHNTIHHFACETLAVLRLSCVDISFNKVMVTISGFLVIMLPCFLVLFSYTRIVAAILRIRSAQGRSKAFGTCASHLTVVSLCFGATIFTYLGPRSASSIEQEKMVALFYAVVAPMLNPLIYSLRNKDVMAALRKAVEKLRGQGQTL, from the coding sequence ATGGacagggaaaataaaaacagtACATGGGTGAGTGAGTTCTTCTTGTTGGGGCTGTCCAGTGACTGGGGAACTCAGGTGTCCCTCTTTGTCCTGTTTCTGGCCATGTATGTGGTGACAATTGTGGGGAATGCCCTCATTATCCTCCTCATCAGACTGGACAGGCGGCTCCAGACTCCCATGTACTTCTTTCTCAGTGTCTTGTCCTTTGTGGATCTTTGTTATGCAAGCAGCATTGTGCCACAGATGCTGGTCCACTTTCTCTCAGCCCGAAAGTCCATCTCTTTCCACTGTTGTGTGGTCCAGCTCTATGTGTCCTTGGCTTTGGGCGGGTCTGAGTTCTTCCTGTTGGGAGCCATGGCCTATGACCGGTATGTGGCCGTGTGCTCCCCTCTGCACTACACAGTCATCATGCATGGAGGGCTGTGTGTGAGACTGGCCACCAGCTGCCTGACAGCTGGCTTCATGAACTCACTGATGGAAACTATCATCACCTTCCAGCTCCCACTGTGTCACAATACCATTCATCACTTTGCCTGTGAGACACTAGCCGTGCTGCGCCTATCCTGTGTGGACATCTCCTTCAACAAGGTCATGGTGACCATCTCGGGCTTCCTGGTCATCATGCttccctgcttcctggttctgttCTCCTACACTCGGATAGTGGCTGCCATCTTGCGCATACGCTCAGCTCAGGGACGAAGCAAAGCCTTTGGAACCTGTGCATCTCACCTCACCGTGGTCTCCCTGTGCTTTGGGGCTACCATTTTCACTTACCTGGGGCCGCGGTCTGCCTCCTCCATAGAACAGGAGAAGATGGTGGCCCTTTTCTATGCTGTGGTGGCCCCGATGCTGAACCCCTTGATCTACAGCTTGAGGAACAAGGATGTCATGGCTGCACTGAGGAAAGCTGTGGAGAAACTTAGAGGCCAAGGACAAACACTCTAA